A window of the Flavobacterium sangjuense genome harbors these coding sequences:
- a CDS encoding SRPBCC family protein, which translates to MSSEIIATTPDSEIVSTRTVNFPIELVFKAWSEPNHLKNWWGPKGFTNTFNEFDFRVGGKWSFIMHGPDKGNYVNEVEFIKIEKPTLIAWKRHSKPLFQILATFEELSNDSTKIVFKMLFNTVEECNKLKPYVVDKNEENFDKLEVVLAKMS; encoded by the coding sequence ATGTCATCAGAAATAATCGCAACCACACCCGACAGCGAAATTGTAAGCACGAGAACTGTAAACTTCCCAATAGAGCTGGTTTTCAAAGCCTGGTCAGAACCCAATCATTTGAAAAATTGGTGGGGACCAAAAGGTTTTACCAACACGTTTAACGAATTCGACTTTAGAGTTGGTGGAAAATGGAGCTTTATAATGCACGGTCCGGACAAAGGAAATTACGTCAATGAAGTGGAGTTCATCAAAATAGAAAAACCAACGCTAATCGCCTGGAAACGTCATTCAAAACCGCTGTTTCAAATTCTGGCAACCTTTGAAGAACTATCCAACGACAGCACAAAGATTGTTTTTAAAATGCTTTTTAATACGGTTGAAGAATGCAACAAACTAAAACCATATGTAGTCGATAAAAACGAAGAAAACTTTGATAAGCTCGAAGTAGTCTTAGCCAAAATGTCCTAA
- a CDS encoding DUF349 domain-containing protein gives MLEEKNDNLLEADGSVADESQEVTIAENQEILVENQEGAEPISEAETSVSELAEETAVEVEAVAEVEAPIEEVVEQKAAILTEALTEDELEVAAEREALVEETVEPKVKKTKSKATTEEVEETVELTDEQVADDTPVIESDSQSVINAIEEVNAEESEDETLKERHDIPMLDYDTLSMEQLVDELGELVVVEKLMSVKDHVEELKRAFLSKYHHFIDEKKEEFHAENPDTTEDFHYHFPLKIKFDQLYSQYRDKKNSHFQSLQNNLKANLETRLAIVEELKNLIHSQDSIPVTLKKFNDIRDRWKVAGPIPKDKYNHVWNNYHFHLENFYDVLHLDREIRDLDFKHNLVQKLKIIERVEELVKEEDINKAFRELQDLHRIWKEDIGPVSRESREEIWNRFSELTKQMHDKREGLFEKLREVETANLAKKKEIIAQIEVLAQEKVNSHAAWLGQIEKVEALRNQFFGAGKVPPEVTDQTWTEFKNAVRSFNVLKNSFYKDIKKDQNDNLSKKQALVAKAIELKDSTDFAATTPLFKQIQEEWKTIGHVPRKFSDKLWGEFRGACNEYFEKLKEQKTEANAEEVEAFDKKKAYLETIKSFELIGEHKADLDAIKAHIETWKSFGKVPFARRHIEGKFNKILDALFEKLSSSKKDNEMVRYANRLDNLSGAENTRKLDNEKVFIMRKIEEVQSNLFQLENNIQFFGRAKADNPMVKEVMANIEKQKEELATWKEKLKQLRSIKSE, from the coding sequence ATGTTAGAAGAAAAGAATGATAACCTGCTTGAAGCAGATGGAAGCGTAGCCGATGAATCACAAGAAGTGACCATCGCTGAAAATCAAGAGATTCTTGTTGAAAATCAAGAAGGAGCAGAACCTATTTCTGAAGCGGAAACGAGCGTTAGCGAACTGGCGGAGGAAACTGCTGTTGAAGTTGAAGCTGTTGCTGAAGTAGAAGCTCCCATTGAAGAAGTGGTTGAGCAAAAAGCTGCCATTCTAACCGAAGCGCTTACAGAAGATGAACTTGAAGTTGCTGCCGAAAGAGAAGCACTTGTTGAAGAAACTGTTGAGCCTAAAGTAAAGAAAACTAAATCAAAAGCTACAACTGAAGAAGTAGAAGAGACAGTTGAATTGACTGATGAACAGGTTGCCGATGATACTCCGGTAATCGAGAGCGATAGCCAATCGGTAATCAATGCCATCGAAGAAGTAAACGCAGAGGAAAGCGAAGACGAAACCTTAAAAGAGCGTCATGATATTCCAATGCTTGATTACGACACACTTTCAATGGAGCAATTGGTGGACGAATTAGGCGAATTAGTTGTTGTCGAAAAACTAATGTCGGTTAAGGATCATGTTGAAGAACTAAAAAGAGCATTCTTATCAAAATACCATCATTTTATTGATGAAAAGAAAGAGGAATTCCATGCTGAAAATCCGGATACTACCGAAGATTTTCATTATCATTTCCCTTTAAAAATCAAATTTGACCAATTATATTCTCAATACAGAGACAAAAAAAATAGCCATTTCCAAAGCCTGCAAAACAATCTAAAAGCAAATTTAGAAACCAGATTGGCGATTGTAGAGGAATTAAAGAATCTAATCCACAGTCAGGATAGTATTCCGGTTACTTTAAAGAAATTTAACGATATCAGAGACCGATGGAAAGTGGCTGGACCAATTCCAAAGGACAAATACAATCACGTTTGGAATAACTACCACTTTCATTTAGAGAATTTCTACGATGTATTACACTTGGATAGAGAAATTCGCGATTTGGATTTCAAACACAATTTGGTTCAAAAGCTTAAAATCATTGAGCGTGTTGAAGAATTAGTAAAAGAAGAAGATATCAATAAAGCTTTCCGTGAATTGCAGGATTTACACCGAATCTGGAAAGAAGATATTGGTCCAGTTTCAAGAGAAAGCCGTGAAGAAATTTGGAACAGATTCAGCGAATTGACCAAACAAATGCACGACAAACGCGAAGGATTGTTTGAAAAACTTCGTGAAGTGGAAACAGCTAATTTGGCTAAGAAAAAAGAAATCATTGCCCAAATAGAAGTTTTAGCTCAGGAAAAAGTAAACTCTCATGCAGCTTGGTTAGGCCAGATTGAAAAAGTAGAAGCCTTACGTAATCAGTTCTTCGGCGCCGGAAAAGTTCCGCCTGAAGTTACAGACCAAACATGGACCGAATTTAAAAATGCGGTTAGAAGTTTTAATGTTTTGAAAAACTCTTTCTACAAAGACATTAAGAAAGACCAAAATGATAATCTTTCTAAAAAACAAGCCTTAGTTGCCAAAGCAATTGAATTAAAAGATAGTACTGATTTTGCTGCAACAACACCTTTATTCAAACAAATTCAGGAAGAATGGAAAACAATTGGTCATGTGCCAAGAAAGTTTTCTGATAAACTTTGGGGTGAATTCAGAGGTGCCTGTAACGAATATTTCGAAAAACTAAAAGAGCAGAAAACCGAAGCTAATGCCGAAGAAGTTGAAGCATTTGACAAGAAGAAAGCCTATTTAGAAACCATAAAATCATTTGAACTTATTGGTGAACACAAAGCCGATTTGGATGCCATCAAAGCACATATCGAAACCTGGAAAAGTTTTGGAAAAGTGCCGTTCGCACGCAGACACATCGAAGGAAAATTCAATAAAATCCTTGATGCTTTGTTTGAAAAATTAAGCTCAAGCAAAAAAGACAATGAAATGGTGCGCTATGCAAATCGTTTAGACAATCTTTCAGGTGCAGAAAACACCAGAAAATTGGATAACGAAAAAGTATTCATCATGCGTAAAATTGAAGAAGTACAAAGCAATCTTTTCCAATTGGAGAATAACATTCAGTTCTTTGGAAGAGCAAAAGCAGATAATCCAATGGTGAAAGAAGTAATGGCTAATATTGAGAAACAAAAAGAAGAATTAGCCACTTGGAAAGAAAAGCTAAAACAACTTAGAAGTATCAAATCAGAATAA
- a CDS encoding endonuclease — MKKIFTLLLLNIAILGFAQIPAGYYNSATGTGYTLKTQLKTRITTGHVDQGYGSLWGLYTNAAFRDTNYENDNSLLDMYSENPTGPDPYNFTSSGQQCGSYTNEGDCYNREHIVPQAFFDNVAIDPMKNDPFHVAPTDGKVNGLRDNFPYGRVNNPNSTTLNGSKLGPNVNSGYSAGYTNTVFEPLDEFKGDIARSIFYFVTRYEDSMVDFYNTTTVVSKNMFDGTANNALSPTFLNILLTWHIQDPVSTKEIARNNAIYNYQGNRNPYIDHPEYVCQVWTAACAALSTQNFSSIDEVKIYPNPSSNGTVNIETEVTIDEIEIIAINGQVLQQIKNPIMESNTYTISNLPKGFYFLKLSSATNSVTKKVLVN, encoded by the coding sequence ATGAAGAAAATATTTACCCTTTTATTACTCAATATTGCAATTCTTGGTTTTGCTCAAATACCTGCTGGATATTATAACTCCGCGACAGGAACGGGCTATACCTTAAAAACACAACTGAAAACCAGAATTACAACAGGACATGTAGACCAAGGTTATGGTTCTTTATGGGGTTTGTACACAAACGCTGCCTTTCGTGATACTAATTATGAAAATGACAATTCATTGTTAGATATGTACTCTGAGAATCCAACTGGTCCCGATCCATATAATTTTACTTCAAGTGGTCAGCAATGTGGCTCTTATACAAATGAAGGAGATTGTTACAACAGAGAACACATTGTGCCTCAAGCTTTCTTTGACAATGTTGCAATAGATCCAATGAAAAACGACCCTTTCCACGTAGCACCTACGGATGGAAAAGTAAACGGATTAAGAGATAACTTTCCTTATGGGAGGGTAAATAATCCAAATAGTACAACCCTAAATGGTTCTAAATTAGGCCCTAATGTTAACTCAGGATATTCCGCTGGTTATACCAATACTGTTTTTGAACCTCTTGATGAGTTTAAAGGCGACATCGCCAGAAGCATATTTTATTTTGTAACTCGTTATGAGGATAGTATGGTAGACTTTTACAACACCACTACCGTAGTGTCTAAAAATATGTTTGATGGAACTGCCAACAACGCTTTGTCTCCTACATTTTTAAATATTCTACTCACCTGGCATATTCAAGATCCTGTAAGTACAAAAGAGATTGCAAGAAACAATGCTATTTATAATTATCAAGGCAATCGAAATCCTTACATAGATCATCCTGAGTATGTTTGCCAAGTTTGGACTGCAGCATGTGCAGCCTTGAGTACACAAAACTTTAGTTCAATTGATGAAGTTAAAATTTATCCAAACCCATCCAGCAACGGAACAGTAAATATTGAAACCGAAGTTACGATAGATGAAATAGAAATCATCGCTATCAACGGACAAGTTTTACAGCAAATAAAAAACCCAATTATGGAAAGCAACACCTACACAATTAGCAATTTGCCAAAAGGATTTTATTTCTTAAAACTATCTTCTGCGACTAATTCTGTTACCAAAAAAGTGTTGGTAAACTAG
- the pyrR gene encoding bifunctional pyr operon transcriptional regulator/uracil phosphoribosyltransferase PyrR, translated as MSQKVLLTSKEVNIILHRLACQLIENHLDFSNSVLIGIQPRGVSLAERLKTILETDYNIKNISLGFLDITFFRDDFRRGEKQLEANKTQIDFLVEDKKVVFIDDVLFTGRSIRAALTAIQSFGRPAEIELLVLIDRRFSRHLPIQPDYRGRQVDVINDEKVKVCWKEKDGEDAVYLS; from the coding sequence ATGAGTCAAAAAGTATTGCTCACTTCCAAAGAAGTCAATATCATACTCCATCGTTTGGCTTGTCAGTTAATCGAAAATCACCTCGATTTTTCCAACTCAGTTCTCATAGGCATTCAGCCACGCGGCGTATCACTTGCAGAACGCTTGAAGACCATTTTAGAAACCGATTACAACATCAAAAATATTTCGCTAGGCTTTTTGGATATTACGTTTTTTCGTGATGATTTCCGTCGTGGCGAAAAACAATTAGAAGCAAATAAAACGCAAATCGACTTTCTGGTAGAAGATAAAAAAGTAGTCTTTATTGATGATGTGCTCTTTACCGGAAGAAGTATTCGGGCTGCGCTGACCGCCATACAATCCTTTGGAAGACCAGCTGAAATAGAATTATTAGTATTGATAGACAGACGATTCAGCCGCCATCTGCCAATACAACCCGATTATCGCGGTCGTCAGGTAGATGTGATTAACGATGAAAAAGTAAAAGTCTGCTGGAAGGAGAAGGATGGGGAAGATGCGGTTTATTTGAGTTAA
- a CDS encoding DUF1801 domain-containing protein encodes MAKPAEIKTKENDASVLDFLNGVAEEQKRKDSFVILEMMKKATGLEPKMWGASVIGFGNIRYKSPASGREVDWLKIGFSPRKANLSLFPLHLQAQAEMLEKLGKHKTGVGCLYINKLEDINLKVLEEIITTAAKNN; translated from the coding sequence ATGGCCAAACCAGCAGAAATAAAAACAAAGGAAAACGACGCCAGTGTACTCGATTTTCTAAATGGCGTTGCCGAGGAACAAAAACGCAAAGACAGTTTTGTAATATTGGAAATGATGAAAAAGGCAACTGGTCTAGAACCAAAAATGTGGGGCGCTTCCGTGATTGGTTTTGGGAATATCAGGTATAAAAGTCCGGCCTCAGGGCGCGAAGTCGATTGGCTTAAGATTGGTTTTTCTCCACGCAAGGCAAACTTATCGCTGTTTCCTTTGCATCTGCAGGCACAGGCTGAAATGTTAGAAAAATTGGGCAAACACAAAACAGGTGTTGGCTGTCTTTATATTAACAAGCTGGAAGATATCAATCTGAAAGTCTTGGAAGAAATCATTACTACAGCTGCAAAAAATAACTAA
- a CDS encoding aspartate carbamoyltransferase catalytic subunit, whose product MSELSVNHLLGIKYLNKQDIDLIFEIADHFKEVINRPIKKVPSLRDITIANIFFENSTRTKLSFELAQKRLSADVISFSTAQSSVKKGETLIDTVNNILSMKVDMVVMRHANPGAAYFLSQNVKASIINAGDGAHEHPTQALLDSYSIKERLGEVGGKKVVIVGDILHSRVALSNIYALQMQGAEVKVCGPKTLIPKHIESLGVTVEPNLRKALEWCDVANMLRVQNERMDVNYFPSTREYAQQYGVDKQLLDSLSKEIVIMHPGPINRGVEITSDVADSKQSVILDQVENGVAIRMAVIYLLASKIQP is encoded by the coding sequence ATGTCCGAGCTATCAGTCAACCATTTATTAGGGATAAAATATCTGAACAAACAGGATATCGATTTGATATTTGAAATAGCTGACCATTTCAAGGAAGTCATTAATCGGCCAATCAAAAAAGTGCCATCACTGCGCGACATTACCATTGCCAACATCTTTTTCGAAAATAGTACACGAACCAAATTGTCTTTCGAGTTAGCTCAAAAAAGACTTTCTGCAGATGTGATTAGTTTTTCGACAGCACAATCTTCGGTAAAAAAAGGAGAAACGCTGATAGACACCGTAAACAATATCCTTTCGATGAAAGTGGATATGGTAGTTATGCGTCATGCCAATCCTGGTGCCGCTTACTTCTTATCACAAAACGTAAAAGCAAGCATCATCAACGCTGGAGACGGAGCACACGAACATCCGACACAAGCATTGTTGGATAGTTATTCTATCAAAGAAAGACTGGGAGAAGTAGGAGGAAAGAAAGTGGTAATCGTAGGCGATATTCTACACTCACGAGTTGCCTTGTCGAATATCTATGCGCTGCAAATGCAAGGTGCCGAAGTAAAAGTATGCGGACCAAAAACCCTGATTCCGAAGCACATTGAAAGTCTTGGCGTAACCGTTGAACCAAACCTGCGAAAAGCACTTGAATGGTGTGATGTGGCGAATATGCTTCGCGTTCAAAACGAAAGAATGGATGTGAATTACTTTCCGTCAACACGGGAATATGCTCAGCAGTATGGTGTTGACAAACAGCTTTTGGATTCTTTATCCAAAGAAATTGTAATCATGCATCCCGGACCAATAAATCGTGGTGTAGAAATCACTTCAGATGTTGCCGACTCCAAACAATCGGTCATCTTAGACCAAGTCGAAAACGGTGTTGCTATTAGAATGGCGGTAATCTATCTTTTGGCTTCTAAAATACAACCATAA